The following are encoded together in the Pseudomonas sp. IB20 genome:
- the aguA gene encoding agmatine deiminase, producing MTTLHSTPRADGFYMPAEWAPQTQTWMIWPERPDNWRLGGKPAQAAHAAVAKAIARFEPVTVGVSAGQYENARARLDVPNIRVVEMSNDDAWVRDTGPTFVINNSGEVRGVNWDFNAWGGFDGGLYSPWNRDSQVGGKILEIERAPRYRTEGFVLEGGSIHVDGEGTLITTEECLLNRNRNPHLDRAAIEAVLSANLAVDKIIWLPDGLVNDETDGHVDNFCCYVRPGEVLLAWTDDPQDPNYARCHAAMNVLQSSTDAQGRAFTVHKMPIPGPLYATEEECAGVDPVDGSQERNPSVRLAGSYVNFLIVNGGIIAPSFDDPMDRQAKEILQNLFPQHEVVMVPGRELLLGGGNIHCLTQQQPAPHKN from the coding sequence ATGACCACCCTGCACAGCACACCTCGCGCCGATGGCTTCTACATGCCCGCCGAATGGGCGCCACAGACCCAAACGTGGATGATCTGGCCTGAGCGCCCCGACAACTGGCGCCTGGGCGGCAAGCCGGCGCAGGCGGCCCACGCGGCCGTGGCCAAGGCCATTGCGCGGTTCGAGCCGGTGACGGTCGGTGTGTCCGCCGGGCAGTACGAAAACGCGCGTGCGCGTTTGGACGTGCCCAATATCCGTGTGGTGGAAATGTCCAACGACGACGCCTGGGTGCGCGACACCGGCCCAACCTTCGTGATCAACAACAGCGGCGAAGTGCGCGGTGTGAACTGGGATTTCAACGCCTGGGGCGGCTTTGACGGCGGCCTGTACTCGCCGTGGAACCGTGATTCGCAGGTGGGTGGCAAGATCCTCGAGATCGAGCGCGCGCCGCGTTACCGCACTGAGGGTTTTGTGCTGGAAGGCGGTTCGATCCACGTCGACGGCGAAGGCACGCTGATCACCACCGAAGAATGCCTGTTGAACCGCAATCGCAACCCGCACCTGGATCGCGCGGCCATCGAAGCGGTGCTCAGCGCCAACCTGGCTGTGGATAAGATCATCTGGCTGCCGGACGGCCTGGTCAACGACGAAACCGACGGCCATGTGGATAACTTCTGCTGCTACGTACGCCCGGGCGAAGTGCTGCTGGCCTGGACCGATGACCCGCAAGACCCGAACTACGCGCGCTGCCACGCGGCCATGAACGTGCTGCAAAGCAGCACCGACGCCCAGGGACGCGCGTTCACCGTGCATAAAATGCCGATCCCCGGCCCGTTGTACGCCACCGAAGAAGAGTGCGCCGGTGTGGACCCGGTGGATGGCAGCCAGGAACGTAACCCGAGCGTGCGCTTGGCCGGTTCCTACGTGAATTTCCTGATCGTCAACGGCGGCATCATCGCGCCGAGCTTCGACGACCCTATGGACCGCCAGGCCAAGGAAATCCTGCAGAACCTGTTCCCGCAGCACGAAGTAGTGATGGTGCCGGGCCGCGAACTGTTACTGGGCGGCGGCAATATCCACTGCCTGACCCAACAACAGCCGGCGCCGCACAAAAACTGA
- a CDS encoding TonB-dependent receptor: protein MPASRLTPITLGLSVLLSAGFAGATTVLPATSISTEADEDDPRVKETNTATRTATSVRYVPQAIDSVKTESLRSYGTNDLGQALSGIPNVSSGADTRFDSLRIRGFDASNDFYLDGIRDDSQYVRDLHNIERIEVLKGPAAVLYGRGGQGGIVNRVSKLPTAGQKSSIEAQGGSNDLRSLYADLSTDPTDTISLRLNMGNQDNNSFRDGVSGNRQLFAPSMSWQLTPDLNWLVQYEYSRYNRTPDRGIPGVNGRPADVSRSSTYFDSRDYIDDKSQSLRSKLAYELNANWQLRHTLGVFKLDSDFDNTYQTGYDPKANQVTRQRWQQDLTTRNVFNNLELEGGFDTFGLEHRLLTGIELGSQRRDPKLYSATAVNRGGQAVPSLDLNQPNRHLSHTGRMSLSSNNHTEVESRAVYVQDQLRLNDQWQLLAGLRYDHFEVDTTSKVLNTQQDVDSRSTSPRVGLVWTPLEQHSFYASWSKTFSPAGGGLIGITPNAAGSVNDLSPELTKQKEIGVKSDWLDDRLSTTLAVYELELYNRRTSDPLDRTITLLSGLQRSRGVELTATGKIVDNWYVRGGVGLQDAKVEKDNNGFAGKRVSDVAKRNASLFITWKPEMGWYAETGLTLVGDRYADSLNTVVLPGYGRWDALAGFRQKEWDVRAALNNIADKNYYASATSAAQIQPGEPRSLVVTGTYSF from the coding sequence ATGCCTGCCTCTCGCCTGACGCCCATCACCCTTGGGCTTTCTGTTCTGCTGTCTGCCGGTTTTGCCGGCGCGACCACGGTCTTACCCGCCACTTCAATCAGCACCGAAGCTGACGAAGACGACCCACGCGTCAAAGAGACCAACACCGCCACTCGCACGGCCACGTCGGTGCGTTATGTGCCCCAGGCCATCGACTCGGTCAAAACCGAAAGCCTGCGCTCTTACGGCACAAACGACCTGGGCCAGGCACTCAGCGGGATTCCCAACGTCAGCAGCGGCGCCGACACGCGCTTCGACAGCCTGCGCATCCGTGGTTTTGACGCGAGCAATGACTTCTACCTGGACGGCATTCGCGACGACAGCCAGTACGTGCGCGACCTGCACAACATCGAGCGCATCGAAGTGCTCAAAGGCCCGGCAGCCGTGCTGTACGGGCGAGGCGGCCAGGGCGGCATCGTCAACCGCGTAAGCAAATTGCCCACGGCGGGGCAAAAATCCAGTATCGAAGCCCAAGGCGGCAGCAACGACCTGCGCAGCCTGTATGCCGACCTCAGCACCGACCCCACCGACACCATCAGCCTGCGCCTGAACATGGGCAACCAGGACAACAACAGCTTCCGTGATGGCGTCAGCGGCAACCGCCAGCTGTTCGCGCCGTCGATGAGCTGGCAGCTGACGCCCGACCTGAATTGGTTGGTGCAATACGAATACAGCCGCTACAACCGCACACCAGACCGTGGCATCCCCGGGGTCAACGGTCGCCCGGCGGACGTGAGCCGCAGCAGCACTTACTTTGACAGCCGCGACTACATCGACGACAAATCCCAGTCCCTGCGCTCCAAGCTTGCCTATGAACTCAACGCCAACTGGCAACTGCGCCACACCCTCGGCGTGTTCAAGCTCGACAGCGATTTCGACAACACCTACCAGACCGGCTACGACCCCAAAGCCAACCAGGTCACGCGCCAGCGTTGGCAGCAGGACCTGACCACCCGCAACGTGTTCAACAACCTTGAGCTGGAAGGTGGGTTTGACACCTTCGGCCTGGAGCACCGCCTGCTCACCGGTATAGAGCTGGGCAGCCAACGTCGCGATCCGAAGCTCTACAGCGCCACCGCCGTCAACCGGGGCGGCCAGGCCGTACCGAGCCTGGACCTCAACCAGCCCAACCGCCACCTGAGCCACACTGGGCGGATGAGCCTTTCAAGTAACAACCACACCGAAGTCGAAAGCCGTGCCGTGTACGTGCAGGACCAACTGCGCCTCAACGATCAATGGCAACTGCTGGCAGGCCTGCGTTACGACCACTTTGAAGTGGACACCACCAGCAAGGTGCTCAACACCCAGCAAGACGTCGACAGCCGCAGCACCAGCCCGCGCGTAGGCTTGGTGTGGACGCCGCTGGAACAGCACTCGTTTTATGCCTCGTGGAGCAAGACCTTCTCCCCGGCAGGCGGTGGCCTGATTGGCATCACGCCGAATGCCGCCGGCAGCGTCAACGACCTGAGCCCCGAGCTGACCAAGCAAAAGGAAATCGGCGTAAAAAGCGACTGGCTCGACGACCGCCTGAGCACCACCCTCGCCGTGTACGAGCTTGAACTCTACAACCGCCGCACCAGCGACCCGCTGGACCGCACCATCACCCTGCTCAGCGGCCTGCAACGCTCACGCGGCGTGGAGCTGACCGCCACCGGCAAGATTGTGGATAACTGGTATGTGCGCGGTGGCGTCGGCCTGCAGGACGCCAAGGTCGAGAAAGACAACAACGGCTTTGCAGGCAAGCGTGTCAGCGATGTGGCCAAGCGTAATGCCAGCCTGTTTATCACCTGGAAACCGGAAATGGGTTGGTATGCAGAAACTGGTTTGACCTTGGTAGGCGACCGTTATGCCGACAGCCTCAACACTGTGGTGTTGCCGGGTTATGGTCGCTGGGATGCGTTGGCGGGGTTCCGCCAGAAGGAATGGGACGTGCGCGCGGCGCTGAACAATATCGCTGACAAAAACTACTACGCCTCGGCGACGAGCGCGGCGCAGATCCAGCCGGGTGAGCCGCGTAGCTTGGTGGTCACAGGCACCTACAGTTTCTAA
- a CDS encoding OprD family porin, with protein MLKQRMGLIALGILSATQAMANDQEQSKGFVEDSHLNIAARNAYISRDYKNPKQDKAEWGQGFIGKFESGFTQGTVGVGVDVIGQYAIRLDGGRGSAGAGGIDFFKEGASTTRAKGGAAVKFRVSNTVLKYGDQFPAVPVLQYDSSRLLSETYTGTSIVSKEIAGLQLDAGHFTKEARKSAEGTDSGRLKSIDYIGGSYKFTESLSAALYASDMQDVLKKQYVNVNYVLALPEKQSLTFDFNGYKTKLDRSFALENQGDADARDNKIWSLGATWAVGPHSFTVAHQRSTGDTGYLYGGYRNAGGIGDGGNTILLANSYWSDFNGKDERSWQAGYGLDFSAFGVPGLTYNIAYVRGTNIDDGTNRGRGTEREIFNQFKYVVQSGPAKDLSLRARASWLRVSSNASEYNVGGNEIRLFADYPINVF; from the coding sequence ATGTTGAAGCAACGGATGGGTTTGATCGCTCTGGGGATTTTGAGCGCCACTCAGGCAATGGCTAACGACCAGGAGCAATCCAAGGGTTTTGTTGAAGACAGCCACCTGAATATCGCAGCACGTAATGCCTACATCAGCCGTGACTACAAAAACCCCAAGCAAGACAAAGCCGAATGGGGCCAAGGCTTCATCGGCAAGTTTGAATCCGGTTTCACCCAAGGCACAGTCGGTGTGGGTGTGGACGTGATCGGTCAATACGCTATTCGCCTGGACGGTGGCAGAGGCAGTGCCGGCGCTGGCGGTATCGACTTCTTCAAAGAAGGCGCAAGCACCACGCGAGCCAAGGGCGGCGCAGCCGTCAAATTCCGGGTTTCCAACACTGTACTGAAGTACGGTGATCAGTTCCCGGCTGTGCCTGTGCTGCAGTACGACAGCTCGCGTCTGTTGTCCGAAACCTACACCGGTACTTCGATCGTTTCCAAAGAGATCGCCGGTCTGCAACTGGACGCCGGTCACTTCACCAAAGAAGCGCGCAAGAGCGCCGAAGGCACCGACAGCGGTCGCCTGAAAAGCATCGACTACATCGGTGGTAGCTACAAATTCACCGAAAGCCTGTCGGCTGCTCTGTATGCCTCCGACATGCAAGACGTGCTGAAGAAGCAATACGTCAACGTCAACTACGTGCTGGCCCTGCCAGAGAAGCAATCGTTGACCTTTGACTTCAACGGCTACAAAACCAAGCTGGACCGCAGCTTCGCCCTGGAAAACCAAGGTGATGCGGACGCCCGCGACAACAAAATCTGGAGCCTGGGCGCTACCTGGGCTGTTGGCCCGCACAGCTTCACCGTCGCTCACCAGCGCAGCACCGGCGACACCGGCTACCTGTACGGCGGCTACCGCAACGCTGGCGGCATCGGCGACGGCGGCAACACCATCCTGCTGGCCAACTCCTACTGGTCCGACTTCAACGGTAAGGACGAGCGCTCCTGGCAAGCAGGTTACGGCCTGGACTTCAGCGCCTTCGGCGTGCCTGGCCTGACCTACAACATCGCCTACGTGCGCGGCACCAACATTGACGACGGTACCAACCGCGGCCGTGGCACCGAGCGTGAAATCTTCAACCAGTTCAAATACGTCGTTCAGAGCGGCCCAGCCAAAGACCTGAGCCTGCGCGCTCGTGCCTCCTGGTTGCGCGTCTCCAGCAACGCCAGCGAGTACAACGTAGGCGGTAACGAAATCCGTCTGTTCGCCGACTACCCAATCAACGTTTTCTAA